One Pongo pygmaeus isolate AG05252 chromosome 10, NHGRI_mPonPyg2-v2.0_pri, whole genome shotgun sequence genomic window carries:
- the LOC129009573 gene encoding nucleoside diphosphate kinase B-like: MANLERTFVAIKPDGVQRGLVGEIIKRFEQKGFRLVAMKFLPASEEHLKQHYIDLKDCPFFPGLVKYMNSGPVVAMVWEGLNVVKTGRVMLGETNPADSKPGTIRGDFCIQVGRNIMYGSDSVKSAEKEISLWFKPEELVDYKSPAHDWLYE; this comes from the coding sequence ATGGCCAACCTCGAGCGCACCTTCGTCGCCATCAAGCCGGACGGCGTGCAGCGCGGCCTGGTGGGCGAGATCATCAAGCGCTTCGAGCAGAAGGGGTTCCGCCTCGTGGCCATGAAGTTCCTCCCGGCCTCTGAAGAACACCTGAAGCAGCACTACATTGACCTGAAGGACTGCCCATTCTTCCCTGGGCTGGTGAAGTACATGAACTCAGGGCCGGTCGTGGCCATGGTCTGGGAGGGGCTGAACGTGGTGAAGACAGGCCGAGTGATGCTTGGGGAGACCAATCCAGCAGATTCTAAGCCAGGCACCATTCGTGGGGACTTCTGCATTCAGGTTGGCAGGAACATCATGTATGGCAGTGATTCAGTAAAAagtgctgaaaaagaaatcagcctATGGTTTAAGCCTGAAGAATTGGTTGACTACAAGTCTCCTGCTCATGACTGGCTCTATGAATAA